One stretch of Glycine soja cultivar W05 chromosome 7, ASM419377v2, whole genome shotgun sequence DNA includes these proteins:
- the LOC114419727 gene encoding pentatricopeptide repeat-containing protein At3g46790, chloroplastic-like produces the protein MYAKCGKIHSAEKLFNNGFHLKDVILCNSMIMSYGIYAHGHYALGVYGRMIEERLNPNQTTFVSLLTACSHSGLVEEGKALFHCMERDHNIKPQDKHYACLVDLLSRAGRLEEADALVKQMPFQPSTDVLEALLSGCRTHKNTNMGIQIADRLISLDYLNSGIYVMLSNIYAEARKWESVNYIRGLMRMQGMKKIPGYSLIEAGNKVYTFFASDDSHPNWADIYQLLENLRLEVETEGYIPDTSCVLRDVNEPMKVKLLWGHSERLAIAFGLLSTPYGSLIRITKNLRVCVDCHNVTKYISKIVQREIIVSITLLIGNAHVMITGNEDLLRTMMHR, from the coding sequence ATGTATGCCAAGTGTGGTAAAATTCACTCTGCTGAGAAGTTATTCAATAATGGATTCCATTTAAAAGATGTTATACTCTGTAACTCTATGATTATGAGTTATGGAATATATGCTCACGGGCATTATGCTCTAGGTGTCTATGGTAGAAtgatagaggaaaggctcaaccCAAATCAAACTACATTTGTTTCACTGCTAACAGCTTGCAGTCACTCAGGCCTTGTTGAAGAAGGTAAGGCTTTGTTCCACTGCATGGAAAGGGATCATAACATTAAGCCTCAGGACAAACACTATGCTTGTCTTGTGGATCTTCTTAGTCGAGCCGGCCGCCTCGAGGAAGCAGATGCATTGGTGAAACAAATGCCCTTCCAACCCAGCACAGATGTGCTTGAAGCTTTGCTCAGTGGTTGCAGAACCCATAAGAATACTAACATGGGGATACAAATAGCAGATAGATTAATTTCCTTAGATTACTTGAACTCTGGAATTTATGTCATGTTATCAAATATATATGCTGAAGCAAGAAAATGGGAATCAGTGAACTACATACGAGGCCTCATGAGGATGCAGGGCATGAAGAAAATACCTGGTTATAGTTTGATTGAAGCAGGGAACAaggtatacacattttttgctAGTGATGATTCACATCCTAATTGGGCtgatatttatcaattattagagAATTTGAGGCTTGAGGTGGAGACAGAAGGTTACATTCCTGATACTAGTTGTGTTCTTCGTGATGTAAATGAGCCAATGAAGGTTAAGTTGCTCTGGGGACATAGTGAGAGACTAGCTATTGCATTCGGTCTTTTAAGCACACCTTATGGAAGCTTGATTAGGATCACCAAAAATCTTCGTGTGTGTGTTGACTGTCATAATGTTACCAAATACATATCAAAAATAGTTCAGAGGGAAATTATCGTTTCCATCACTTTGTTAATAGGAAATGCTCATGTAATGATTACTGGTAATGAGGACTTGCTGAGAACTATGATGCACAGATAA